Proteins encoded by one window of Thunnus thynnus chromosome 3, fThuThy2.1, whole genome shotgun sequence:
- the LOC137180419 gene encoding phosphofurin acidic cluster sorting protein 1-like, translating into MAAAADRGGTRGVDTAAAGSGFGAAGEPDVRVPVPMNLFATWEIDRSSPSCVPRLCSLTLKRLMVLRELDRELSSVVIAVKIQGSKRTLRSNEYLLPPDGLMETDLELTFSLQYPHFLKRDANLLHVMLQRRKRYKNRTILGYKTLAVGVINMAEVMQHPTDGAHILGLHSNLKDASVRAAELSVHSLSSQPIEQEDTSSHHGNKTKASDRSPDMENYWEDDDDSFSSEQEGSDDAVAPQDMFDDDDDVQGKTKKSHRKMIRTASLTQQPNFKQKFVALLKRFKVTDEVLDSDPVGQSQEAEEDLDLLYDSLEVYNPSDSGPELDDNDSILSTPKPKLRPFFEGISHSSSQTEIGSLNSQRSQQKEQTAATELLSPESQGPRLPDEWRGEEAGVGEFEEDVAMGTDAGPAAKLCKTESQTHMSPSKTGSQLSRHPWSVSMKDRQNSRGTDRTSSVDSETSSDFRTPPQVARKSVLDQLNHILFSDDQIPESIILISTTDWQGQYLSELLFDQPIVCTVSAADVQAAFSAIISRIQRFCNCNSQTPPTVKVAVGGDQSYLSTVLCCFVEQLASKTPDWLNYVRFLILPVGHHPLAKFMSSLDSKFSSLFMDTGWRELFGRLEPPPLDPVGVASRVSQYLAGAAVSHLCPISEAMLTCKHKSPDDDSCQKFVPFIGLVKVGIVEQNFLSTSVDSDDIILGSPPAQSGAPISITSTPPPSPSTSCPGEVMGLQVDYWSSQGGGGGGGERRKEVGMKNTLKSNFRSLQVSRISGGELMSMTVVTKEKNKKVIFLSKKMKEKEAESRSQLIEGISRLICTSKHQHTLRVSIDGVEWNDVKFFQLAAQWPTHVKHFPVGIFSYNKP; encoded by the exons GGGTCTAAACGAACTTTGAGATCCAACGAGTATCTTCTTCCTCCGGACGGCCTGATGGAGACCGACCTGGAGCTCACCTTCTCACTGCAG TATCCTCACTTCCTGAAGCGAGATGCGAACCTTCTGCATGTGAtgctgcagaggaggaagaggtacAAGAACCGAACCATCCTGGGCTACAAAACCCTCGCAGTGGGAGTCATCAACATGGCCGAG GTGATGCAGCATCCGACAGACGGAGCCCACATCCTCGGTCTCCATAGCAACCTCAAGGATGCTTCGGTGCGTGCGGCAGAGCTGAGTGTACACTCTCTCTCCAGCCAGCCAATCGAACAGGAGGACACAAgcagtcaccatggcaacaagaCCAAGGCCTCCG ATCGATCTCCTGACATGGAGAACTACTGGGAGGACGACGACGACAGCTTCTCCTCCGAACAGGAAGGAAGTGATGACGCGGTCGCACCTCAG GACATGttcgatgatgatgatgatgtccaGGGAAAAACGAAGAAGTCTCACAGGAAAATGATCCGAACAGCCTCCCTGACTCAG CAACCAAACTTCAAACAGAAGTTTGTGGCTCTACTGAAGAGATTCAAAGTCACTGATGAG GTTCTGGACTCAGATCCGGTGGGTCAGAGTCAGGAGGCCGAGGAGGACCTGGACCTTCTGTACGACAGTCTGGAGGTTTATAATCCCAGTGACAGTGGCCCCGAGCTGGATGACAACGACAGCATCCTCAGCACGCCCAAACCCAAACTCAG GCCATTCTTCGAGGGAATCTCTCATTCCAGCTCTCAGACTGAGATCGGGAGTCTTAACAGTCAGAGGAGCCAACAGAAAGAGCAAACTGCAGCT ACTGAGCTGCTGTCTCCGGAGTCTCAGGGGCCTCGACTCCCTGacgagtggagaggagaggaggccgGTGTCGGG GAATTTGAGGAGGATGTTGCCATGGGAACAGATGCAGGCCCAGCCGCCAAACTCTGTAAAACTGAGTCCCAGACGCACATGTCACCGAG taaaacaggaagtcagctgtCTCGCCATCCTTGGAGCGTCTCCATGAAGGACAGACAGAACTCCAGAGGGACAGACAGGACCAGCAGTGTGGACAGTGAGACGTCGTCTGACTTCAGGACGCCTCCACAG gttgCCAGGAAGTCAGTTTTGGATCAGCTGAACCACATCCTGTTCTCTGATGATCAGATTCCTGAATCCATCATCCTGATCAGCACCACAGACTGGCAGGGACAG TATCTGTCGGAGCTTCTTTTCGATCAGCCAATCGTCTGCACCGTCTCAGCAGCTGATGTTCAGGCCGCCTTCAGCGCCATCATCAGCCGCATTCAGAGATT CTGTAACTGTAACTCTCAGACGCCGCCCACTGTGAAGGTGGCGGTGGGCGGAGACCAGAGCTACCTGAGCACCGTCCTCTGCTGCTTTGTAGAGCAGCTGGCCAGCAAGACGCCTGATTGGCTGAACTACGTCCGCTTTCTGATCCTCCCTGTTG GACACCACCCGCTGGCAAAGTTCATGTCATCCCTGGACAGTAAGTTCAGCAGCCTGTTCATGGACACCGGCTGGAGGGAGCTGTTTGGACGTCTTGAGCCGCCTCCTCTCG ATCCTGTTGGTGTTGCCAGTCGGGTGTCTCAGTATCTGGCTGGAGCTGCAGTTTCTCACCTGTGTCCGATCTCAGAGGCCATGCTCACCTGCAAACACAAGAG CCCTGACGATGACTCCTGTCAGAAGTTTGTTCCTTTTATTGGG CTGGTGAAGGTCGGCATTGTGGAGCAGAACTTCCTGTCCACCTCAG TTgactctgatgacatcatcctgGGATCTCCTCCCGCCCAATCAGGAGCACCGATCAGCATCACCTCCAcgcctcctccctccccctccaccaG ctGCCCAGGGGAGGTGATGGGTCTGCAGGTGGACTACTGGAGCagccagggaggaggaggaggaggaggagagaggaggaaggaggtggGGATGAAGAACACCCTGAAGAGCAACTTCCGCTCTCTGCAGGTGTCGAGGATCAGTGGAGGAGAGCTGATGAGCATGACGGTGGTGACGAAGGAGAAGAATAAGaaag TCATCTTCCTTAGTAAGAAGATGAAGGAAAAGGAGGCGGAGTCAAGGAGTCAGCTGATCGAAGGAATCAGCAGGCTGATCTGCACCTccaaacaccaacacacactgagag tctctATAGATGGAGTTGAGTGGAACGATGTGAagtttttccagctggctgctCAGTGGCCGACACATGTCAAACACTTTCCTGTGGGTATCTTCAGCTACAACAAACCCTGA